A stretch of the Marmota flaviventris isolate mMarFla1 chromosome 12, mMarFla1.hap1, whole genome shotgun sequence genome encodes the following:
- the Rassf5 gene encoding ras association domain-containing protein 5 isoform X2 gives MTVDSSMSSGYCSLDEELEDCFFTAKTTFFRNVQSKHLSKNVCKSVEETLRPPTLQEIKQKIDSYNSREKNCLGMKLSEDGTYTGFIKVHLKLRRPVTVPAGIRPQSIYDAIKEVNLAATTDKRTSFYLPLDAIKQLHISSTTTVSEVIQGLLKKFMVVDNPQKFALFKRIHKDGQVLFQKLSVADCPLYLRLLAGPDTDVLSFVLKENETGEVEWDAFSIPELQNFLTILEKEEQDKIQQVQKKYDKFRQKLEEALRESQGKPG, from the exons ATGACGGTGGACAGCAGCATGAGCAGTGGGTACTGCAGCCTGGACGAGGAGCTGGAAGATTGCTTCTTTACGGCCAAGACCACCTTTTTCAGGAATGTGCAGAGCAAACATCTGTCAAAG AATGTCTGTAAGTCCGTGGAAGAGACGCTCCGCCCACCCACGCTGCAGGAGATCAAGCAGAAGATCGACAGCTACAACAGCCGGGAGAAGAACTGCCTGGGCATGAAGCTG AGCGAAGATGGCACCTACACGGGTTTCATCAAAGTGCATTTGAAACTTCGGCGTCCTGTGACAGTGCCTGCTGGGATCCGGCCTCAGTCCATCTATGATGCCATCAAGGAAGTGAACCTGGCAGCCACCACAGACAAGCGGACATCTTTCTACCTGCCATTGGATGCCATCAAACAGCTGCACATCAGTAGCACCACCACAGTCAGTGAGGTCATCCAGGGGCTGCTCAAGAAGTTTATGGTTGTGGACAATCCCCAGAAGTTTGCACTTTTTAAGCGGATACACAAGGATGGTCAAG TGCTCTTCCAGAAACTCTCTGTTGCTGACTGCCCTCTCTACTTGCGTCTCCTTGCTGGGCCCGACACAGATGTCCTCAGCTTTGTGCTAAAGGAGAATGAAACTGGAGAGGTGGAG TGGGACGCCTTCTCCATCCCTGAGCTCCAGAACTTCCTAACAATCTTGGAAAAGGAAGAACAGGACAAAATCCAGCAAGTACAGAAGAAGTATGACAAGTTTAGACAGAAACTGGAGGAGGCCTTAAGAGAATCCCAGGGCAAACCTGGGTAA